One Ornithodoros turicata isolate Travis unplaced genomic scaffold, ASM3712646v1 ctg00000746.1, whole genome shotgun sequence DNA window includes the following coding sequences:
- the LOC135374707 gene encoding neprilysin-1-like, producing MANHDVMSEFEREQEPVAEKREGTSAIEQGLFIIVLFAIGALALGAGIAIIIFHRKDRPPVDRTPANYTEDNELRTRATPSPEDDEEVYERKTLCGTDDCNYMRWLISMSVDTAKNPCDNFFTYVCAGAMEHFKGVPNMLYFVTLQNMQAIEMWFKNASPPAQRQSAFQKAVKLYQSCLEDPQSSKPGIYQILGNLGLSLTEELNFEPLDMQVRFLFEGHSAIYTMTPAPSRSQNDIFLDIRVSTIFDSFRSVKPGSATERRIIYQKVLHWVFEGLNLDDKVMDDVLQAEDEVYVVSSNQAYGDKRYRFGMSNIDYFAGKDRGLSERWKKSLQKWSKSLFPGRYQIQMTLNDIHLLYNLFGSKALISTKDIRTFFAWRTTWYLYNISGVTMANEKASEVADKCLTDVLYLLKIVAPMKTLLEKVNQSTVDTVERMTNNILLGIETSFRTSNWLDGPTRKGALKKISQLHKSIGYPLGISSEKAADAYLSNVPDMTDSYVSNVVKVIEHQTSTAIDMLRSKDVLSASIMTRLIAFIPMYSANAAYNALSNVIYIPPGIMVRPIFTDGGAPALNYGALGGILTHEIMHGYDNTGKKYDGTGKRTGWFSEASNRAYANLIQCHNVSIENAPKARHYADYPAEYLADTMGRGSILKVYRKAFKKSPVSLGQLKGLTSDQLFYVAWCLMWCGEPLPDKTHPRSDERCNVPLMSSEHFGEVFNCPPESPMNPKKKCPFWRTLL from the coding sequence GAGTTTGAACGTGAACAGGAGCCAGTGGCAGAGAAAAGAGAAGGAACAAGCGCTATCGAACAAGGGCTATTCATAATAGTACTCTTCGCTATAGGAGCACTGGCACTTGGAGCTGGTATCGCCATCATAATCTTCCATCGAAAAGACCGACCGCCTGTGGATAGAACACCTGCGAATTACACAGAGGACAACGAACTGAGGACTCGTGCAACTCCATCCCCAGAAGATGACGAAGAGGTCTATGAAAGAAAAACACTATGTGGCACCGACGACTGCAACTACATGCGCTGGCTGATCAGTATGTCTGTCGACACGGCAAAGAATCCATGCGATAATTTTTTTACCTATGTCTGCGCCGGTGCTATGGAGCATTTCAAAGGGGTACCAAACATGCTATATTTCGTGACCCTCCAGAATATGCAAGCGATTGAGATGTGGTTCAAAAACGCCTCTCCTCCGGCTCAAAGACAGAGCGCTTTCCAGAAAGCAGTCAAGTTGTATCAATCGTGTCTCGAAGATCCGCAATCAAGCAAGCCAGGAATATATCAAATTCTAGGAAATTTAGGCTTGTCATTGACAGAAGAATTGAACTTTGAACCGCTTGATATGCAAGTGAGGTTTCTGTTTGAAGGACATTCGGCGATATACACCATGACTCCAGCACCGTCTCGCAGCCAGAACGACATCTTCCTCGACATTCGTGTATCTACTATTTTTGATTCGTTTCGCTCGGTTAAGCCTGGTAGTGCAACGGAACGCAGAATAATTTATCAAAAGGTGTTACACTGGGTATTCGAAGGTTTAAATCTCGACGACAAGGTTATGGATGACGTTCTACAAGCGGAAGACGAAGTGTACGTCGTCTCCAGCAACCAGGCGTACGGAGACAAACGTTACAGATTTGGAATGTCTAACATCGATTATTTTGCCGGCAAAGACCGGGGACTATCCGAACGGTGGAAAAAGAGTCTACAAAAATGGTCAAAGTCGCTCTTCCCCGGAAGATATCAAATTCAGATGACTTTAAACGATATACACCTACTCTATAATTTATTTGGCAGCAAAGCATTGATAAGCACCAAAGACATCCGGACATTTTTTGCATGGAGAACAACGTGGTACCTCTATAATATATCTGGAGTAACCATGGCAAATGAGAAGGCCAGTGAGGTAGCCGACAAATGCCTAACTGACGTCTTATATTTATTGAAGATTGTAGCGCCGATGAAGACGTTGTTAGAGAAGGTAAACCAGTCAACAGTAGATACTGTAGAACGGATGACGAATAATATTCTGCTTGGGATCGAAACGTCATTCAGAACATCGAACTGGCTCGACGGTCCTACACGAAAGGGGGCCTTAAAAAAGATATCTCAGTTACACAAGAGTATCGGTTACCCTCTTGGTATTTCATCGGAAAAAGCGGCTGACGCATATTTGAGCAATGTCCCAGACATGACCGACAGTTACGTTTCGAACGTCGTTAAGGTGATAGAGCATCAAACGTCCACTGCTATTGATATGTTGAGGAGTAAAGACGTCCTCAGCGCGTCCATCATGACTCGCTTGATAGCCTTCATACCGATGTATTCGGCAAACGCGGCGTACAATGCGCTAAGCAACGTGATTTATATTCCTCCAGGCATAATGGTCCGGCCAATTTTCACTGATGGCGGAGCACCTGCATTGAACTACGGTGCGCTGGGCGGGATACTGACACACGAAATTATGCACGGCTACGACAATACTGGAAAAAAATACGACGGTACAGGAAAAAGAACAGGCTGGTTTTCTGAAGCCAGTAACCGAGCGTACGCTAACCTCATTCAGTGTCACAACGTCAGCATCGAGAACGCCCCAAAGGCAAGACACTACGCGGATTACCCGGCCGAGTACCTAGCGGATACGATGGGCAGAGGGTCAATACTGAAGGTGTACaggaaagcttttaaaaaatCGCCTGTGAGTCTGGGACAACTGAAGGGGTTGACGAGTGACCAGCTCTTCTACGTGGCTTGGTGCCTGATGTGGTGTGGAGAGCCTCTTCCAGATAAGACTCATCCTCGCTCTGACGAAAGGTGCAATGTTCCTCTCATGAGTTCTGAACACTTTGGCGAAGTGTTTAACTGTCCTCCGGAATCGCCAATGAATCCGAAGAAAAAATGTCCCTTTTGGAGAACGCTTCTCTGA